The following proteins are encoded in a genomic region of Arachis stenosperma cultivar V10309 chromosome 4, arast.V10309.gnm1.PFL2, whole genome shotgun sequence:
- the LOC130973134 gene encoding vesicle-associated membrane protein 721-like encodes MGQKSLIYAFVSRGTVVLAEYTEFSGNFNTIAFQCLQKLPSSNNKFTYNCDSHTFNFLVDNGFTYCVVADDSAGRQVPIAFLERVKDDFVSKYGASDKAGANAAANSLNKEFGPKLKEHMQYCIDHPEEISKLAKVQNQVSEVKGVMMENIEKVLDRGEKIELLVDKTENLHNQAQDFRTSGTKIRRKMWLQNMKMKLIVLAILIVLILVIVLSVCHGFKCGK; translated from the exons ATGGGACAGAAATCTCTGATCTACGCCTTCGTCTCTCGCGGAACCGTGGTTCTTGCAGAGTACACTGAATTCAGCGGCAACTTCAACACCATCGCCTTCCAGTGCCTCCAGAAGCTTCCTTCCTCCAACAACAAGTTCACCTACAACTGCGACAGCCACACCTTCAACTTCCTCGTCGACAATGGCTTCA CTTACTGTGTTGTTGCGGATGATTCTGCTGGAAGGCAGGTTCCTATTGCGTTTCTGGAGCGAGTGAAGGATGATTTTGTTTCCAAATATGGTGCCTCCGATAAGGCCGGTGCTAATGCTGCCGCCAACAGCCTTAACAAGGAGTTTGG GCCGAAATTGAAGGAGCATATGCAGTACTGCATCGATCACCCTGAGGAGATAAGCAAGCTTGCCAAGGTTCAGAATCAGGTCTCTGAAGTTAAGGGTGTCATGATGGAGAATATTGAAAAG GTTCTGGACAGGGGAGAAAAGATAGAGCTTCTAGTTGACAAGACTGAGAACCTTCATAATCAG GCACAAGACTTTAGGACTTCAGGGACCAAAATTCGTAGAAAAATGTGGCTGCAGAACATGAAGATGAAGCTGATTGTATTGGCAATTTTGATAGTCCTGATCCTCGTAATTGTCCTTTCCGTCTGCCATGGATTCAAGTGTGGAAAATAA